CCGTGCGAGAGCACGTGCATTGCTTCGTAGCCGGCCTTGCCCATTGCCCAGCCGGCAATCCGGCCAAGCCCTTCGGTCCCGGGCTCGAGGCGCACGATCTCTGCGCTCTCCGACACTGACGAAAGGAGCGCGTCGACATCAGCCAACGCGCCATCGACGATGACGACGGTCTTCATGATCGTGCAGTGCCCCCCACCCAGATGTGCAAGTAATTGCCCAAGCACTACCGGGACACGGATTGTGTGTCGAGTAAACGCGAGCGGAAATGCAATCGGTGCGCGAATCTTGCGTCGCTGTGTTGCGTCAGCGCCGCATCCGGCCGCGACCGAATTTCTTCGAACAAGGTTAGCCTCCCGTTAATGTATGTCCCGCAAAGTGCCGCCCCGGAGGAAGCGCTCTTCAATGAGGGGGCGTTCGCGGGGTGACGACGGAATGTCTGAGGGGACTGTCTCGGAAGGGAGGCGGCGCGGCGCCGCGCCTGAGGAACCGGGCGCTGGCGGCGGCGGCGATCCCGACGATCTCATAGAACTCGGCCGCGGCCGGCCGCTGGGCGGCGAGGCAAGCTCTCCGTCCAGCGACATGCAACGTGTGCTCGACGCGATGTCCATTGGCGTGGTGCTGCTCGATTCGGAGCTCAACGCGGAGATCATCAACAAGACCTTCCACGATATCTGGTCCCTGCAGCCGGACCAGCTCGAGGTCGGCGCGCCTTTCCGCGCGCTGATGGACATCAACCGGTGCAATGGCTTCTACGACGTAGAGGACGGCGGCTGGGAGGACTATGTCGCCTGGCGGCTCGACGAGATCCGTGCCGGCGACGTGCAGCCTCGCGAGTTCCATCGCGCCGACGGCCGCACCCTCATCTACTCGGTGACGACGCTCTCGGGCGGCAAGCGGCTCGTGTGCTACTACGACGTCAGCGAGATCAAGCGCCGCGAGGCCGAGGCGGAGCAGGCGCACAGCCAACTCGCCAGCGTGCTGGACTCGCTGCCGGCGGGCGTTCTCATCCATGACCGGGACGACCGCTTCGTCTATGCCAATGAACGGCTCAGGGCGTTCCTCCCCGAACTCGAGCCGGTCTGGAAACCGACGAAGACCTTCCGCGATGCGGCCGAGCTCGGCCACAGCATGGGCTTCTTCCGCAGCAGCGGCGACGCCGCGGTCGACGCGCTCTACGACACAGACCGTGACGCATGGATCGCAGCCTTCATGGCGCGGCATCGCGAGCCGCACGTGACCTTCGAGCGTCGCAATCCGGACGGCCGCTGGTTCCAGGTGACGGATGCGTGGACCAGCGACGGCATCTTCGTCGGGGTGCGCGTCGACATCACCGAGCTGAAGGAGAGGGAAGAACAACTGCGCGCGTCGATGCGCGAGAACGAGGTGTTCCGCAGCCTCATCGACAACCTGCCTGTCGCCATCTACGCCAAGAAGCCGGATCTTTCGACCTTCTACGTCAACAAGACGTGGTCGGATCTCACCGGTGTTCCCGCCGAGTTCGCGATCGGCAGGAACGATGTCGATTTCTTCGGAGCGGAAGGCGAGGTGCTGGCGGCGGCCGACCTGGAAATCCTCGCAACCAGAGAGATGCGGGAGATCGAGGAGACGCTGACCTCGCCGGATGGCTCGGTTCGGCGCCAGCTCGCCCGCAAAAGCACCTTCACCGCATCGGACGGATCGCTCTATCTCGGCGGGTCGACCATAGACATCACCGACCAGAAGCAGCGCGAGCAGGAGCTGCACGACGCGCGCCAGCGCGCCGTGGTGGCCGATCGCGCCAAGTCCGAGTTCCTCGCCAACATGAGCCATGAGATTCGCACGCCGATGAACGGCGTGCTCGGCATGGCCGAGCTGCTCTCGAAATCGGAGCTCACGTCCAAGCAGCGCACCTTCACCGACATCATCGTCAAGTCGGGCAACGCGCTGCTGACCATCATCAACGACATTCTCGACTTCTCGAAGATCGACGCCGGCCAGCTGACGCTCGACCCGGGACCCTTCAACCTCGCCGAGGCGGTCGAGGATGTCGCCACCCTGCTGTCGACCCGGGCGAAGGAGAAGGATCTCGAACTGATCGTACGCGTCCAGCAGGGGCTGCGGGAGGAGTTCGTCGGCGATGTCGGGCGGCTGCGGCAGATCATCACCAACATGGTCGGCAATGCGGTGAAGTTCACCGAGGCGGGGCATGTGCTGATAGACGTCAGCGGCGAGGGCGACTCCCAGACAACGAAGCTGAAGTTCAGCATCACCGATACCGGCATCGGCATACCGCCCGACAAGCTGGAACTGGTCTTCGACAAGTTCAGCCAGGTGGACGCTTCCTCGACCCGTCGTCACGAGGGCACCGGGCTCGGCCTCGCCATCACCTCGCGCCTGGTGCAGTTGATGGGCGGCGAGATCGGCGTAGAGAGCCAGGTGGGGGAGGGCTCGACCTTCTGGTTCACCGTCGAGCTGCCCAACTCGGCAGCCAAGGCGCGCCGGGTCGTGATGCCCATCGACGTGACCGGGGCGCGGGTGCTGGTGGTCGACGACAATGCAGCAAACCGCACGATCCTCTCCGAGCAGATGCGGTCCTGGACCTTCGATTCCTGCGCCGCCGAAAGCGGGCCGGAGGCGATCCAGGTGCTCAAGGCGGTTTCGGGCATGGGCATGGCGGTCGACTGCGTCGTGCTCGACTTCCAGATGCCGGGCATGAACGGCGCCCAGGTGGCGCGCATGATCCGTCAGACTCCCGAATTTGCGGACACGCCCATCGTCATGCTGACGTCCGTCGATCACTCGCAGGCGAACTATCGCGACTTGATGATCGAGGCGCATATCGTCAAGCCGGCGCGCTCGTCGGAATTGCTGGAATCGCTTGTCTCAGCGATACAGAAGCGCCACGCAAAGCAGCGCGGAATCGAGCCTGTGCCGCGGGCGGCGCGGGGTTCGGCGGCGTTGCCCCATGCCGCAGCAAGCCCCGTCCATACCGAGACGCGGTTCGGCGCGGGGCGCGATGCCGAAAAGACAGGCGGGCGCCTCGACATCCTTGTCGCCGAGGACAACGAGGTCAACCAGCTGGTCTTCACGCAGATCCTGCAGGAAACGCCGCACCGGTTCGAGATCGTGCCCAACGGCAGGCTTGCGGTCGAAGCCGCGAAAAAATTCAAGCCGCGCATGATCCTCATGGACATCTCGATGCCGGAAATGAACGGGCTCGAGGCAACCGCCGCAATCCGTGAAGCGGAGGCGGTGACGGGAGACCATGTCCCGATCGTCGGCGTGACGGCGCATGCGCTGAAGGGCGACCGTGAGCGTTGCATCGACGCCGGCATGGACGACTACCTCGCCAAGCCCATCAGCCCCAAGGCGTTGCTCGACAAGATCGCCCGCTGGATCGAGGGGGTCGCCCTGGAGGTTCGATCCGGCTGAGCAAGGGGCAGCGATGTTCGGGCATCGCATAGTGTCACTCCCTGCATGATGAAGATCGGGGCGTCGCAGCATCCGGTCGCCCGCTCACGCGGCCGGAAAAAGAGACACAAATCTGTCATCCAACTGTTACAGAAGGACGTTAGAGCCTGCCCCGGACGCCAAGGATGGCGCCACGAGATACTTCCGAACAGGAGCAGGCCACATGAAGAAGTTCCTCCTCTCGGCGTCAGCCGCGGTCATCGCGGTTGCCGCATCGGCCGGTTACGCGGCCGCCCGCGACCAGGTCCAGATCGCCGGTTCCTCGACCGTCCTTCCCTACGCCAAGATCGTGGCGGAGACGTTCGGCGAGACGTTCACCAACTTCAAGACGCCGGTCGTCGAATCCGGCGGCAGCGGCGCCGGCATCAAGGAATTCTGCAAGGGCGTCGGCGAGAACACCATCGACATCGCCAACTCCTCCCGCAAGATGAAGGAGCAGGAACTGCAGTCCTGCGTCGACGCGGGCGTCAAGGAGATCGAGGAAGTCAAGCTCGGCTATGACGGCATCGTCTTCGCCACCGACGCAGCCGGTCCCGACTGGGCGCTGACGGCGGAAGACGTCTACAAGGCGCTGGCCGCCAAGGTCGTCGTCGACGGCAAGCTGGTCGACAACCCGAACACCAAGTGGAACCAGGTCAACCCGAACCTGCCCGAGTGGGATATCGTCGCCTACATCCCCGGCGAGAAGCACGGCACCCGCGAAGTCTTCGAGGAGAAGCTGCTGATCGCCGGCTGCGAGGCCCTGGGCGGCCCCGAGGCTGCCAAGGCCGACGGCCTGGACGAGAAGGCCGCCGCCAACGCCTGCAAGGCGGTGCGCAAGGACGGCAAGGCGGTTGATATCGACGGCGACTATTCCGAGACGCTCGCCCGCATCGACAGCAACAAGACCGGCGTCGGCGTGTTCGGCCTCTCCTTCTACGAGAACAATGCCGACAAGCTGAAGGTCGCCACCATCGGCGGCATCTCGCCGTCGACCGAAACCATCGCGTCGGGCGAGTATCCGGTGTCGCGCCCGCTCTATTTCTACGTGAAGAAGGCGCACCTCGGCGTCGTTCCGGGCCTCAAGGAGTATGTCGAGTTCTTCCTCGACGACCAGATGGTCGGCCCGGAGAGCCCGCTGGCCGACTACGGCCTCGTGCCGGCCCCGGATCCCGAGCGCCAGGAGCAGCGCGACAACTTCGCCGCCGGCAAGACGATGTAATCAGCGGAAGGCGGGCTGCCAACGCGCGGCCCGCCTTCCCCTTCGCTTGCATACCTCCGAGCCGTCGACCTTGCGCAGACGTCGCCCGGCCACGGGTCTTTTCGCAGGGACAAAGATTTCCGGTGAACGTGTGGAATAAGGCGTTGCCTTCTCCGTTCTGTCTGAGGAAAGAGCCCGACAGGGTCAATTGGGGCGGGTTCGCCTCGCAACGTATCGCGGCTAAGGTGCCTTGATGTCGCCACTGCTCACATCGCTCATCGTGCTTGCGGTTGCCTTCGCCGCCTTCCTGGTCGCACGGACCAGGGCGGCTGCGCATGAAGGCGGCGAGATCAAGCCGCATTCGCGTGCGCCCTATCACGGGTGGTGGGCGTTCCTCCTCAGCGGACTCCCCGCCTTCGCCTTCCTCGCCCTGTGGTCGATCGGCTCCTCGATCTATGTCGAGCGCAGCATCCACACGGCGTTGCCGTCCCACGTCGCCGAATCCGGCGCCAGCGAGACGCTGGCCGTCAGCCTGGTCAGGGGATTGTCGCGGGGCCTCGACCGGCTCGACACGGCTGATCTCGAGCGACTGCCCTCGACCTTTGCGGAGCTGCGGCCAATCCTCGCCGAAAAGGGCGTCGCGCTGGCGCCCGACACGCAGGACTACATGATCCCGATCGCGGTTGAAACGAACCGCAGCATCGACAGATTTGGCCTCATCGGCACGGTAGTCGCGATCTTCCTTGCGCTGGCAGGCGCGGTCATCGGCGTGCGCCAGGTGGCGCCGCGGGCGCGGGCGCGCAACTCCGTCGAGAACCTGATGCTCTGGGGTCTGCTCGGCGCTTCCACCATCGCCATCGTCACCACCATCGGCATCGTCCTGTCGATGCTGTTCCAGACCATCCAGTTCTTCGAGAGCGTGTCGCTCTCCAACTTCTTCTTCGGCACGGTGTGGGATCCGCGCTTCGCAGCGGCCGGATCGGGCGGTTCCGAGGGGCAGTTCGGCCTCATCCCGCTGCTGGCCGGCACGCTCTACATCGCGCTGGTCGCCTTGCTTGTGGCGGTGCCGATCGGCCTGATGTCGGCGGTCTACATGGCCGAGTATGCGACGCCCAGGGTGCGCGCCGTCGTCAAGCCGGCGCTCGAACTCCTGGCCGGCATCCCCACCATCGTCTACGGCATCTTCGCGCTGGTCACGCTCGGGCCGTTCCTGCGCGACCTCAGTGCGGCGCTCGCAGGCGGCTCGCCGTTCATCCAGGCCCAGTCGATATTCACCGCCGGTCTCGTCATGGGCGTCATGCTCATCCCGGTCGTCTCGTCGCTCTCCGACGACATCATCACCGCCGTGCCGCGGGCGCTGCGCGACGGCTCGTTGGGCCTGGGCGCGACCCGCTCCGAGACGATCAAGCGGGTCATCCTGCCGGCGGCGCTGCCGGGCATCGTCGGCGCTATCCTGCTCACCGCCTCGCGCGCCATCGGCGAAACCATGATCGTCGTGCTCGCGGCCGGCGTCGCCGCCAACCTTACGCTCAACCCGTTCGAGGCGATGACGACGATCACCGTCAAGATCGTCAACCAGCTCACCGGCGACCTCGAGTTCAACTCGCCGCAGACGCTGGTCGCCTTCGCGCTGGGCATCACCCTGTTCTTCGTCACGCTGGTGATGAACATCGTCGCGCTCTACATCGTCCGCAAGTACCGGGAGCAGTACGAATGACCGACGTCTCGCTCGGATCGCTCGCCCCAACCGCCGCGCGCCCACGCCGCGACATCGGCATCAAGCGCCGCTACGCCGCCGAGCGCCGCTTCCGCCTCTACGGCGTGCTGGCCGCCTCGGTGGGCCTCGTCTTCCTGGCGATCATGCTTGTCTCGATCATCGCGAAGGGCCACACCGCCTTCTGGCAGACGACGGTTAGCCTTCCGATCTCCTTCGATGAAAAGGTCATCGACCCGTCGGGCAAGCGCGCCTCGGATCCGGATGTGCTGATACGGGCGAACTATCCCAAACTCGCCGAGAACGCGCTGATCGAGGCGCTGGGGATCGATCCCAAGGACAAGGCTGCGATCCGCAAACTGAAAGGCTTCCTGTCGGACGGCGTGCGCGTCCAGCTGCGCAACATCGTCGTCGCGGATCCGTCCGTCATCGGCACCACCCGCAACGTCGACCTGCTCGCCGCCGCCAACATCGATTCGGCCTACAAGGGCCAGATCGACCTCACCGTCGACGAGAAGCGCCGCAAGGTTTCCGACCAGCAGGTTGAGTGGATGAACCGGCTCAAGGCCGAAGGCGCGATGGCCGAGCGCTTCAACACCGGACTGTTCACCTTCGGCGCCTCCAGCCGGCCCGAGACCTCGGGCGTGGGAGTGGCAATCATCGGCTCACTCTATATGATGGGGATCGTGCTTCTGCTGGCGCTGCCGATCGGTGTCGCCGCGTCGATCTACCTCGAGGAATTCGCCAAGAAGTCCCGGCTGACCGACCTCATCGAGGTCAACATCAACAACCTCGCTGCCGTGCCGTCGATCGTCTTCGGTCTGCTGGGTCTCGCCGTGTTCGTCAATTTCCTTGGCATGCCGCGCTCTGCGTCGCTGGTCGGCGGCCTGGTGCTGACGCTGATGACGCTGCCCACCATCATCATCGCCACGCGCGCAGCACTTGCCGCCGTGCCGCCGTCGATCCGATCGGCCGCACTCGGCCTCGGCGCCTCGAAGATGCAGATGGTGTTCCATCACGTGCTGCCGCTGGCGCTGCCCGGCATCCTGACCGGCACCATCATCGGGCTGGCCCGCGCATTGGGCGAGACGGCGCCGCTGCTGCTCATCGGCATGGTGGCCTTCGTCGCCGAC
This portion of the Mesorhizobium shangrilense genome encodes:
- a CDS encoding PstS family phosphate ABC transporter substrate-binding protein encodes the protein MKKFLLSASAAVIAVAASAGYAAARDQVQIAGSSTVLPYAKIVAETFGETFTNFKTPVVESGGSGAGIKEFCKGVGENTIDIANSSRKMKEQELQSCVDAGVKEIEEVKLGYDGIVFATDAAGPDWALTAEDVYKALAAKVVVDGKLVDNPNTKWNQVNPNLPEWDIVAYIPGEKHGTREVFEEKLLIAGCEALGGPEAAKADGLDEKAAANACKAVRKDGKAVDIDGDYSETLARIDSNKTGVGVFGLSFYENNADKLKVATIGGISPSTETIASGEYPVSRPLYFYVKKAHLGVVPGLKEYVEFFLDDQMVGPESPLADYGLVPAPDPERQEQRDNFAAGKTM
- a CDS encoding response regulator gives rise to the protein MSEGTVSEGRRRGAAPEEPGAGGGGDPDDLIELGRGRPLGGEASSPSSDMQRVLDAMSIGVVLLDSELNAEIINKTFHDIWSLQPDQLEVGAPFRALMDINRCNGFYDVEDGGWEDYVAWRLDEIRAGDVQPREFHRADGRTLIYSVTTLSGGKRLVCYYDVSEIKRREAEAEQAHSQLASVLDSLPAGVLIHDRDDRFVYANERLRAFLPELEPVWKPTKTFRDAAELGHSMGFFRSSGDAAVDALYDTDRDAWIAAFMARHREPHVTFERRNPDGRWFQVTDAWTSDGIFVGVRVDITELKEREEQLRASMRENEVFRSLIDNLPVAIYAKKPDLSTFYVNKTWSDLTGVPAEFAIGRNDVDFFGAEGEVLAAADLEILATREMREIEETLTSPDGSVRRQLARKSTFTASDGSLYLGGSTIDITDQKQREQELHDARQRAVVADRAKSEFLANMSHEIRTPMNGVLGMAELLSKSELTSKQRTFTDIIVKSGNALLTIINDILDFSKIDAGQLTLDPGPFNLAEAVEDVATLLSTRAKEKDLELIVRVQQGLREEFVGDVGRLRQIITNMVGNAVKFTEAGHVLIDVSGEGDSQTTKLKFSITDTGIGIPPDKLELVFDKFSQVDASSTRRHEGTGLGLAITSRLVQLMGGEIGVESQVGEGSTFWFTVELPNSAAKARRVVMPIDVTGARVLVVDDNAANRTILSEQMRSWTFDSCAAESGPEAIQVLKAVSGMGMAVDCVVLDFQMPGMNGAQVARMIRQTPEFADTPIVMLTSVDHSQANYRDLMIEAHIVKPARSSELLESLVSAIQKRHAKQRGIEPVPRAARGSAALPHAAASPVHTETRFGAGRDAEKTGGRLDILVAEDNEVNQLVFTQILQETPHRFEIVPNGRLAVEAAKKFKPRMILMDISMPEMNGLEATAAIREAEAVTGDHVPIVGVTAHALKGDRERCIDAGMDDYLAKPISPKALLDKIARWIEGVALEVRSG
- the pstA gene encoding phosphate ABC transporter permease PstA; the encoded protein is MTDVSLGSLAPTAARPRRDIGIKRRYAAERRFRLYGVLAASVGLVFLAIMLVSIIAKGHTAFWQTTVSLPISFDEKVIDPSGKRASDPDVLIRANYPKLAENALIEALGIDPKDKAAIRKLKGFLSDGVRVQLRNIVVADPSVIGTTRNVDLLAAANIDSAYKGQIDLTVDEKRRKVSDQQVEWMNRLKAEGAMAERFNTGLFTFGASSRPETSGVGVAIIGSLYMMGIVLLLALPIGVAASIYLEEFAKKSRLTDLIEVNINNLAAVPSIVFGLLGLAVFVNFLGMPRSASLVGGLVLTLMTLPTIIIATRAALAAVPPSIRSAALGLGASKMQMVFHHVLPLALPGILTGTIIGLARALGETAPLLLIGMVAFVADYPTTPLDPATALPVQIYMWANEAERAFVERMSGAIIILLVFLMAMNITAIVLRRKFERRW
- the pstC gene encoding phosphate ABC transporter permease subunit PstC, encoding MSPLLTSLIVLAVAFAAFLVARTRAAAHEGGEIKPHSRAPYHGWWAFLLSGLPAFAFLALWSIGSSIYVERSIHTALPSHVAESGASETLAVSLVRGLSRGLDRLDTADLERLPSTFAELRPILAEKGVALAPDTQDYMIPIAVETNRSIDRFGLIGTVVAIFLALAGAVIGVRQVAPRARARNSVENLMLWGLLGASTIAIVTTIGIVLSMLFQTIQFFESVSLSNFFFGTVWDPRFAAAGSGGSEGQFGLIPLLAGTLYIALVALLVAVPIGLMSAVYMAEYATPRVRAVVKPALELLAGIPTIVYGIFALVTLGPFLRDLSAALAGGSPFIQAQSIFTAGLVMGVMLIPVVSSLSDDIITAVPRALRDGSLGLGATRSETIKRVILPAALPGIVGAILLTASRAIGETMIVVLAAGVAANLTLNPFEAMTTITVKIVNQLTGDLEFNSPQTLVAFALGITLFFVTLVMNIVALYIVRKYREQYE